Proteins encoded in a region of the Penaeus vannamei isolate JL-2024 chromosome 30, ASM4276789v1, whole genome shotgun sequence genome:
- the mip40 gene encoding protein lin-37 homolog isoform X2: MASSGIRIKLEREEPGGEVDAARGRFDAALQGLLQKDEESDSENESDNESKSKVFTKIGLSSGRSSRPPRKRRRKEVDLRDSGFHHTFVMRMFDRSVDLAQFDETSPLYPICRAWMINQPHNSSLNVKQEPCSPSAEMFNSTEESQDGDFVREILSDGPPAMYTKIPSPHPWPENTGTRDPRIPEPLPHPESRLEEINNLEHTPAGLLLTEHLKRWRQIRNHWRNTSKVNDQRYHNSYVILKTMFDRAHEG, from the exons ATGGCTTCTTCTGGAATTCGTATTAAGCTAGAAAGAGAAGAGCCAG GAGGTGAGGTGGATGCTGCACGAGGGAGATTTGATGCAGCTCTTCAGGGTCTACTGCAGAAGGATGAAGAATCGGATTCAGAAAATGAATCAGACAATGAGAGCAAATCCAAAGTTTT CACCAAGATTGGTCTAAGCAGCGGTAGGAGTTCCCGGCCACCCCGCAAGAGACGCAGGAAAGAGGTCGACCTCAGGGACTCGGGCTTCCACCATACGTTCGTCATGCGGATGTTTGACCGGAGCGTGGACCTGGCACAGTTTGATGAGACGTCACCCTTGTATCCCATCTGCCGTGCATGGATGATCAACCAACCCCATAACTCCAGTCTGAATGTAAA GCAAGAACCATGCAGTCCAAGCGCAGAAATGTTCAACAGTACAGAGGAGAGCCAGGATGGAGATTTTGTGCGGGAAATCCTTTCAGACGGCCCCCCTGCCATGTACACAAAGATCCCATCCCCGCACCCATGGCCTGAGAACACAGGAACCCGGGACCCGAGGATACCtgaacctctccctcacccagagAGTAGATTAGAGGAGATAAAT AACCTTGAGCACACTCCAGCTGGCTTGTTGCTGACCGAGCATCTAAAAAGATGGCGTCAGATACGCAATCATTGGAGGAACACTTCCAAAGTCAATGACCAACGTTATCACAACTCTTATGTTATTCTGAAGACAATGTTTGACAG gGCACATGAAggataa
- the LOC113816354 gene encoding uncharacterized protein isoform X1: MRISKHATQLWPFSSSHILRVTMVRLGEWALERYARTMSNPSATGKEWETLDSSAKQPLIIILTKTGTMSVQAGRVILEYWPLLHNKDIQPRVRADCMLFLCKGKQGEGRKWRIRFAGGVSQGEEQCASCFRLINSFLEPAVSPFPLVPTPSFPSAAPSSASSEIPASSSVPVTTCSPVVPVAHREGSAVSSGGTVATAPDAELGPSASAAATSAAQTSGGGGVAGSDATPTPPDGDLNKSATCLAAVPDLEEMVRLVLRDPKLPDLVDAVHKVIANM, translated from the exons ATGCGAATCTCAAAACATGCCACGCAACTTTGGCCCTTCAGTTCCTCACATATTTTGCGAGTAACAATGGTTCGTTTAGGTGAATGGGCCCTCGAAAGATACGCTCGTACAATGAGCAATCCTTCGGCCACTGGGAAAGAATGGGAGACGTTAGATTCTTCTGCAAAAcaacctcttattattattttgacgaAG ACTGGGACGATGTCCGTACAAGCAGGCCGTGTCATTCTCGAGTACTGGCCGCTTCTTCACAACAAGGACATCCAGCCCCGCGTGCGTGCAGACTGCATGCTATTCCTCTGTAAAGGCAAA CAGGGAGAAGGGCGCAAGTGGAGAATCAGATTCGCGGGCGGCGTATCCCAGGGCGAGGAGCAGTGCGCCAGCTGTTTCCGTTTGATCAACTCTTTCCTTGAACCTGCGGTCTCTCCGTTTCCTCTTGTCCCAACGCCGTCTTTCCCTTCTGCCGCGCCTTCGTCAGCGTCGTCGGAGATCCCTGCGTCGTCTTCGGTTCCGGTGACGACGTGTTCTCCCGTCGTTCCCGTCGCGCACCGGGAAGGCAGTGCCGTATCTTCGGGAGGAACAGTCGCCACGGCACCGGACGCGGAGCTGGGACCTTCCGCTTCTGCCGCGGCGACAAGCGCGGCCCAGACGTCCGGCGGAGGTGGGGTGGCAGGGTCAGAtgccactcccactcctccag ATGGAGACCTAAACAAGTCAGCGACCTGTTTAGCTGCCGTTCCGGACCTGGAAGAGATGGTGCGACTGGTGCTGCGAGATCCCAAACTACCTGACCTTGTAGATGCTGTCCATAAGGTCATCGCTAACATGTGA
- the mip40 gene encoding protein lin-37 homolog isoform X1: MASSGIRIKLEREEPGGEVDAARGRFDAALQGLLQKDEESDSENESDNESKSKVLNLRSPSTKIGLSSGRSSRPPRKRRRKEVDLRDSGFHHTFVMRMFDRSVDLAQFDETSPLYPICRAWMINQPHNSSLNVKQEPCSPSAEMFNSTEESQDGDFVREILSDGPPAMYTKIPSPHPWPENTGTRDPRIPEPLPHPESRLEEINNLEHTPAGLLLTEHLKRWRQIRNHWRNTSKVNDQRYHNSYVILKTMFDRAHEG; encoded by the exons ATGGCTTCTTCTGGAATTCGTATTAAGCTAGAAAGAGAAGAGCCAG GAGGTGAGGTGGATGCTGCACGAGGGAGATTTGATGCAGCTCTTCAGGGTCTACTGCAGAAGGATGAAGAATCGGATTCAGAAAATGAATCAGACAATGAGAGCAAATCCAAAGTTTT GAATCTTCGTTCCCCCAGCACCAAGATTGGTCTAAGCAGCGGTAGGAGTTCCCGGCCACCCCGCAAGAGACGCAGGAAAGAGGTCGACCTCAGGGACTCGGGCTTCCACCATACGTTCGTCATGCGGATGTTTGACCGGAGCGTGGACCTGGCACAGTTTGATGAGACGTCACCCTTGTATCCCATCTGCCGTGCATGGATGATCAACCAACCCCATAACTCCAGTCTGAATGTAAA GCAAGAACCATGCAGTCCAAGCGCAGAAATGTTCAACAGTACAGAGGAGAGCCAGGATGGAGATTTTGTGCGGGAAATCCTTTCAGACGGCCCCCCTGCCATGTACACAAAGATCCCATCCCCGCACCCATGGCCTGAGAACACAGGAACCCGGGACCCGAGGATACCtgaacctctccctcacccagagAGTAGATTAGAGGAGATAAAT AACCTTGAGCACACTCCAGCTGGCTTGTTGCTGACCGAGCATCTAAAAAGATGGCGTCAGATACGCAATCATTGGAGGAACACTTCCAAAGTCAATGACCAACGTTATCACAACTCTTATGTTATTCTGAAGACAATGTTTGACAG gGCACATGAAggataa
- the LOC113816354 gene encoding uncharacterized protein isoform X2 — protein MRISKHATQLWPFSSSHILRVTMVRLGEWALERYARTMSNPSATGKEWETLDSSAKQPLIIILTKTGTMSVQAGRVILEYWPLLHNKDIQPRVRADCMLFLCKGKGEGRKWRIRFAGGVSQGEEQCASCFRLINSFLEPAVSPFPLVPTPSFPSAAPSSASSEIPASSSVPVTTCSPVVPVAHREGSAVSSGGTVATAPDAELGPSASAAATSAAQTSGGGGVAGSDATPTPPDGDLNKSATCLAAVPDLEEMVRLVLRDPKLPDLVDAVHKVIANM, from the exons ATGCGAATCTCAAAACATGCCACGCAACTTTGGCCCTTCAGTTCCTCACATATTTTGCGAGTAACAATGGTTCGTTTAGGTGAATGGGCCCTCGAAAGATACGCTCGTACAATGAGCAATCCTTCGGCCACTGGGAAAGAATGGGAGACGTTAGATTCTTCTGCAAAAcaacctcttattattattttgacgaAG ACTGGGACGATGTCCGTACAAGCAGGCCGTGTCATTCTCGAGTACTGGCCGCTTCTTCACAACAAGGACATCCAGCCCCGCGTGCGTGCAGACTGCATGCTATTCCTCTGTAAAGGCAAA GGAGAAGGGCGCAAGTGGAGAATCAGATTCGCGGGCGGCGTATCCCAGGGCGAGGAGCAGTGCGCCAGCTGTTTCCGTTTGATCAACTCTTTCCTTGAACCTGCGGTCTCTCCGTTTCCTCTTGTCCCAACGCCGTCTTTCCCTTCTGCCGCGCCTTCGTCAGCGTCGTCGGAGATCCCTGCGTCGTCTTCGGTTCCGGTGACGACGTGTTCTCCCGTCGTTCCCGTCGCGCACCGGGAAGGCAGTGCCGTATCTTCGGGAGGAACAGTCGCCACGGCACCGGACGCGGAGCTGGGACCTTCCGCTTCTGCCGCGGCGACAAGCGCGGCCCAGACGTCCGGCGGAGGTGGGGTGGCAGGGTCAGAtgccactcccactcctccag ATGGAGACCTAAACAAGTCAGCGACCTGTTTAGCTGCCGTTCCGGACCTGGAAGAGATGGTGCGACTGGTGCTGCGAGATCCCAAACTACCTGACCTTGTAGATGCTGTCCATAAGGTCATCGCTAACATGTGA